TTGATGCCGTACGCCGTGTAGTCCACCGACGTCGGGTCGTCGGCGTAGATCACCTTGATCTCGTTGCCGTTGGCGATGATCTTGCCGTTCGCCTCGTCGACGGTGATCGTGCCCTGGAACTGGCCGTGGATGGAGTCGCGGCGCAGCAGCGAGGCGCGCTTCACCAGATCGTCGGCGGCCCGGCCTCCGCCGCCGCGGACGACGATGGCCCGCAGCCGCAGGCCGTTGCCGGAGCCGGCCTTTTCTATCAGCAGGCGGGCGACGAGGCGGCCGATGCGGCCGAAGCCGTAGAGGACGACGTCGCGCGGCTCGCGGCGGTCGATCTTGTTCGCGCCCGTCGCACCGGCGACGGCCTCGGCGGTGAACTCCCGTACGGACAGACCGCGGTCGTCGGTGCGGTACGTCGCGGCGAGCATGCCGATGTCGATCTGCGAAGGGCCCAGATCGAGCGTGGTGAGGGCCTGCAGGAACGGCAGGGTCTCGGTGACCGAGAGCTCCTCTCCGGCGATCTGCCGGGCGAACCGGTGGGTCTTGAGGATGCTCACCACCGACTTGTTCACCAGGGACCGGCTGTGCAGCAGCACGGTGACGTCCCGCTCCCGGTGCAGCCTTCCGATGATCGGGATCATCGACTCCGCGATCTCCTCGCGGTTCTTCCAGTTGGTGAACGAGTCCTCGTTGACAGTCACAGTTCTTCACTTTCGAGCTAGGTGGCGCTCATATGCTAATGCCTCGCATTTTCGATCACGCAGGAGGTGTCCGGGAAGCGCCGAGGCCCCGCCCTCGCTCCTGGAGGGCGGGGCGAGTCCGGTCAGGTGGTGGTGCAGGCGGCACCGTTGAGGGTGAAGGTGGTCGGGGCCGTGTTCGTGGCGCCCTTGCTCGCGATGAAGCCGACGGTGACCGAACCGCCGGCGGGGATCGCGGAGGTGTAGGAGGCGGGGGTGACGTTGACCGTGCCGGCGCTCTGAGTGTGGGTTCCTCCCCACATGTTGGTGATGGTCTGGCCGTTGGCGAAGGTGAAGGCGAGCTTCCAGCCGTTGAGGGCGGTGGTGCCGGTGTTACGGAGGGTGATCTCGCCCTGGAAGCCGCCCGGCCACTCGTTGGTGGCCCGGTAGCCCACGGAGCAGGTCCCGGTCGGGGCACTGCCGGTGGTGACGTTCATCGTGGCCGAGCGGGGCGAGCGGTTGCCGGCCGCGTCGCGGGCGTAGACGGCGAAGGTGTACGCCGTGTCGGCGGTGAGGCCGGTCACCGTGGCTGAGTTGGTGGTGGATGCCGCGACCTTGGTCTCGGTGCCGCCGCTCACGCGGACGATGTCGTAGCCGGTGACGCCGACGTTGTCGGTGGCCGCGGTCCAGGTGAGGGTGGCGGAGGTGGCCGTCACGGCGGACGCCTTCGGGGTGCCGGGAGCGGTCGGGGCCTGGGTGTCGCCGGGGTTGCCGCCGCCGTAGACGGTGGCTTCCTTGGAGGTCTGGGCGATGCCGTTGGCGCCGTTGAAGATGCGCTGGCCCCAGGAGCTGAGCTGGTTGGGGTCGAAGCCGATCGACAGGTCGAGGATCGGGTCGGTGTTGCCGCTCCAGGACCAGGCGAGGTAGCCGAGGTCGAGCTGCTCGGCGGCGGCCATCATGGTGTCCTCGTCCGGGTCGCCCCACTGGTCGGGGGGTCCGCCGAACTCGCCGATGAGGAGGGGCAGTTTGGCGTCGACGAAGGCCTTCAGGTAGTCGTTGATCTCCTGGGCGGTGTCGAAGACGCTGTACATGTGGATCGAGAAGATCAGGTTGCCGGTGGGGTCGGCGTCGTAGACGGTCTGGGCGTTGGCGCGCATGACGCCTTGCCAGTCCTGGCCCCAGTTGGGCGCGTCCACCATGATCGTGTGCTCGAATCCGGCGTTGCGCAGCTTCTTGACGGCGGCGATGGTGGGGTCGGTCCAGCCGGCCGGGTTGGTGTTGCCCCAGGGCTCGTTGCCGATGTTGACGATGACGTAGTTCTCTTCGCCGGCCAGCACGTCCTTCAGGCCGATCCAGTAGTCGGCCGCCTGGTCGAGCGTGGCGGCCGCGGCCTCCTCGGCGTAGCCGGTGGTGTCGTGCACCTCCAGCACGCAGATGAGGCGGTTGGCCTTGCAGTCGTCGACGACCGCTGCCACGTCCTCGGGGCTGTTCTTGGTCCAGCGGTGGCCGTTGGAGAGGACGACGCGGACGGTGTTGGCGCCCAGCGCCTTGATGTCGGCCAGCGACTGCGTCTCGCCCGGGTACCAGGTGTGGGCGTGGTTGACGCCGCGCATCACGAAGTCGTTGCCGTTGCCTTCGACGAGGCGGCCGTTGTCGATGTGGAGGCCGGTGGCGAGGGCGCCGGGCGACTGGGCGTGGGCCATGGCCGGGGAGAGGGCGCCGAGGACGGCGAGCCCCAGGAGCGTCGCCAATCCGGCCAGCAGGTGGGCTAATGGACTCTTTCTTCTTGTTCTTCTCACTGCGACTCCAAGAGTGAGCGCCGAGAAACTCAGGCATCAGAAGTGAAAGCGTGGGAGCGCTCCCATAAAGCCACTATGCCAAGTACACGTCAAGACATCGCGCACGTTCCGTCGGACGGCACGGCCGCCACGCGGCGGCACCCGTGGGGCGACCGTGCCGTCGGTCCCTCAGTACCTCAAGTCCGCCCGGACGGCCGCCGCGACGACACCGTCCCGTTCCGCGCGCGTGAACAGCCCTTCGGACAGCCAGCTGTCGGCGAGGACGCGCACCGCCCGCACGAAACGCCCGGTGGTCGAGAAGGGCGCCTGCTCCCACAGCACGTCGAGGAACGTCAGACCGTCACCGCGGGCACGGTTGGGTACGCCCGAGTCGGCCGTGCCGAACACGACGACCGGCTCCGAGCGCCGGAAGTAGGCGTGGTAGCGGGTGTCGTCCCCGATGAAGAACGGGGCGAGGGTGAGGCCGTGCGTGGTGAAGTGCAGGGGCCGGCCCTCGGGCCTGAGCACGTCGGAGAGATCGCCCCGGAGGGTGAAGTCCTTGTAGAACGAGAACGTACGGAATCCCTGTTCCGGGCTCTGCGCGACCAGCAGCACCGGACCGTGGAACACCGACTGGACGGCGGGATCGTCCAGGGCCCTTTCGACGCGCAGACGGTAGGGCGCGGAGATCCGGACCCGGTCGCCGCGCCGCCATCTCCTGCTCAGGGTGAGGTAGCTGCCGGGCTCGGCCTCGGCCCGTTCGCGGACCCCGTTGACCGTGACGGTGAAGCCCCCCGTGGCCCAGGACGGGACCCGGAGTTTCAGGTCGAGCCTGCCGCTGCCCTCACGGAACGTCAGGGTGCGCACGCCCTCGGCCGGATAGGTGCTCGTCTGCTCGATGACGAAGCCCCGCTCCGGCCACCGCAGGGTCGAGGCCAGGTAGAGGTTGACGTACAGTGCGCTGCCGTCGGCGGAGCGGAAGTAGACCGAGTCCTGGTACTTGGTGTGGTTCTCCATGCCGGTGCCGCCGCAGCAGGTGCCGGTGTTGCCGAACTCGCGCACGACACCCGGGCCCATGCCGACGAAGTAGGTGACCTCCGGACTGTTCGTGCTGGGCGCGTCCCGCCGGGAGGCGAGGATGTGGTTGGTCAGGCCCCTCTCGTAGTAGTCCATGTAGGCCGGGTCCGGCTCGCGGAAGAACAACTGCCGGCTCAGCTTGAGCATGTTGTACGTCGCGCAGGTCTCAGCGTTCTTGGCGTCCAGGGTGGCCGCGATGGCGCCCCGGGCGCGGAACATCTCGCCCTGGCCCGTGCCGCCCAGGCTGTACATCCGGGGGCCCGCGACCATGCCCCAGAAGTTGCGGGCCGCGGCGGCGTACTCCTCCTCGCCCGTGTGGTCGAACAGCCGCAGATAGCCGGTGAACTGCGGGATGTGCTGGTTGGCGTGCCGGCCGTCGAGGATGTCGCGGTCCTCGGCGCAGGCGTCCAGCAGCGCGGTGTTGTCGAAGCAGCGGGCGGCGGCGAGGTGTTCCTCCCGGCCGGTGAGGGCGTGCAGGTCCGCCATCACCTCGTTCATCCCGCCGTATTCACCGGCTATGTAGATCGACCACATGCGCTCCAGTTGCGCCTTCGGCAGGTGGCCGAGCCGGCTGTGCACCCAGTCGCCCATCTTCGAGGCGATGGCCAGGGCCTGTTCGTTCCCGGCCAGGGTGTGTGCGTCGAGCAGGCCGCGCATGATCTTGTGGCAGGTGTAGTAGGGCGCCCAGATGGTGGGGTAGGTCGTGTAGCTCTCCAGCAGGATGAACTGCGTCTCCGGGTAGGCCGCGAGGTAGCCGGGGTGGCTCGGCTTCGGCGTGCCGTGCTCGGCCAGGGCCGTCTGGCACTCGCCGAGCGCGCCGACCAGATAGTCGAGTTTGGACTTGATCGCCGCCTCCCGTGTGTCGGCGTACGCCTGGGCGATCAGGGTGAGGAAGTGGCCGCCGTAGTGGCCGCGCAGGTTGCCGTCGGAGGTCTCCCAGCCGCCCGGCGGCCGGGCGCCTCGGGTGTCGAGACCGGCGTTGGCACGGAAGACCGCCAGGATTCGGTCGGCCGGGTAGGTCCTGGCGTAGTCGAGCATCAGGTCGCGCTTGTCGCGGAACTCGCCCTCGCCGAGGGTGACTTGGTCCAGCGCGAAGGGACGTACCGGCCAGGTGGGCGGGGCGGCGGTGGGCTGGGCGGACGCCGCGTTCGGGGCCGCACCG
The nucleotide sequence above comes from Streptomyces sp. NL15-2K. Encoded proteins:
- a CDS encoding beta-L-arabinofuranosidase domain-containing protein, whose translation is MSQPPTRRRLLRLAAGTAAAAPLAHAAVPAHAASTGAAPNAASAQPTAAPPTWPVRPFALDQVTLGEGEFRDKRDLMLDYARTYPADRILAVFRANAGLDTRGARPPGGWETSDGNLRGHYGGHFLTLIAQAYADTREAAIKSKLDYLVGALGECQTALAEHGTPKPSHPGYLAAYPETQFILLESYTTYPTIWAPYYTCHKIMRGLLDAHTLAGNEQALAIASKMGDWVHSRLGHLPKAQLERMWSIYIAGEYGGMNEVMADLHALTGREEHLAAARCFDNTALLDACAEDRDILDGRHANQHIPQFTGYLRLFDHTGEEEYAAAARNFWGMVAGPRMYSLGGTGQGEMFRARGAIAATLDAKNAETCATYNMLKLSRQLFFREPDPAYMDYYERGLTNHILASRRDAPSTNSPEVTYFVGMGPGVVREFGNTGTCCGGTGMENHTKYQDSVYFRSADGSALYVNLYLASTLRWPERGFVIEQTSTYPAEGVRTLTFREGSGRLDLKLRVPSWATGGFTVTVNGVRERAEAEPGSYLTLSRRWRRGDRVRISAPYRLRVERALDDPAVQSVFHGPVLLVAQSPEQGFRTFSFYKDFTLRGDLSDVLRPEGRPLHFTTHGLTLAPFFIGDDTRYHAYFRRSEPVVVFGTADSGVPNRARGDGLTFLDVLWEQAPFSTTGRFVRAVRVLADSWLSEGLFTRAERDGVVAAAVRADLRY
- a CDS encoding cellulase family glycosylhydrolase; this translates as MAGLATLLGLAVLGALSPAMAHAQSPGALATGLHIDNGRLVEGNGNDFVMRGVNHAHTWYPGETQSLADIKALGANTVRVVLSNGHRWTKNSPEDVAAVVDDCKANRLICVLEVHDTTGYAEEAAAATLDQAADYWIGLKDVLAGEENYVIVNIGNEPWGNTNPAGWTDPTIAAVKKLRNAGFEHTIMVDAPNWGQDWQGVMRANAQTVYDADPTGNLIFSIHMYSVFDTAQEINDYLKAFVDAKLPLLIGEFGGPPDQWGDPDEDTMMAAAEQLDLGYLAWSWSGNTDPILDLSIGFDPNQLSSWGQRIFNGANGIAQTSKEATVYGGGNPGDTQAPTAPGTPKASAVTATSATLTWTAATDNVGVTGYDIVRVSGGTETKVAASTTNSATVTGLTADTAYTFAVYARDAAGNRSPRSATMNVTTGSAPTGTCSVGYRATNEWPGGFQGEITLRNTGTTALNGWKLAFTFANGQTITNMWGGTHTQSAGTVNVTPASYTSAIPAGGSVTVGFIASKGATNTAPTTFTLNGAACTTT